One genomic region from Microcystis panniformis FACHB-1757 encodes:
- a CDS encoding DUF4351 domain-containing protein: MTNNIDHDRLFKELISTFFVEFIELFFPQLIDYLDRESITFLDKEVFTDVTEGERYESDLVAQVKFRGKESFFLIHVEAQESSRKWFNRRMFTYFARFHEKFVLPIYPIVIFSYSQPKKEAISQYVVDFTDFKVLEFNYQVVQLNRLNWRDFLNQQNPVASALMAKMNIAEKERAKVKAECLRLLITLRLNPAKMQLISGFIDTYLNLNPVEEIQFQEEISTFSQPVQEGVMQITTSWMRQGIEQGIEQGIERGIEREKTLILRQLKRKLGEINPALETKIMQLSIDDVEALGEALFDFSTVEDLINWLNTLTA; the protein is encoded by the coding sequence ATGACTAATAATATTGACCATGACCGCTTATTTAAGGAGTTAATCTCCACCTTTTTTGTCGAATTTATTGAGTTATTTTTTCCTCAATTGATCGATTATTTAGATAGGGAATCGATTACTTTTTTAGACAAAGAAGTATTTACCGATGTCACGGAAGGAGAAAGGTATGAAAGCGATTTAGTAGCACAAGTTAAGTTTCGCGGAAAAGAATCTTTCTTTCTGATTCATGTCGAGGCGCAGGAAAGTTCTCGAAAATGGTTTAATCGGCGAATGTTTACTTATTTTGCTCGCTTTCATGAGAAATTTGTCTTACCGATTTATCCGATTGTAATTTTTTCTTACTCCCAGCCCAAAAAAGAAGCAATTAGTCAGTATGTAGTCGATTTTACCGATTTTAAGGTGTTAGAATTTAACTATCAGGTAGTGCAGTTAAATCGATTAAATTGGCGAGATTTTCTCAATCAGCAGAATCCGGTTGCTTCGGCTTTGATGGCTAAGATGAACATTGCCGAGAAAGAGCGAGCTAAGGTAAAAGCGGAATGTCTGCGCTTGTTAATTACTTTAAGGTTAAATCCAGCGAAAATGCAATTAATTTCTGGATTTATTGATACTTATCTCAATCTAAATCCGGTGGAAGAGATACAATTTCAAGAAGAGATTAGCACATTTAGTCAACCCGTACAGGAGGGAGTTATGCAAATTACCACCAGTTGGATGCGTCAAGGTATCGAACAAGGTATCGAACAAGGTATTGAACGGGGTATTGAACGTGAAAAGACATTGATTCTTCGTCAACTTAAACGCAAGTTAGGGGAGATTAATCCTGCATTGGAAACTAAAATTATGCAGTTAAGTATTGATGATGTCGAAGCATTAGGAGAAGCTTTATTCGACTTCTCTACGGTTGAAGATTTAATCAATTGGTTAAATACTTTAACTGCTTAG
- a CDS encoding DUF2281 domain-containing protein, which produces MSVADEIYKIVKSMPEDRANKILDFAKFLQAKPELEDKPLDFRDAAGLGQEMWQSIDVDAYIQQERSSWE; this is translated from the coding sequence ATGAGTGTAGCCGACGAAATTTACAAAATCGTGAAATCAATGCCTGAAGATCGAGCGAATAAAATTTTGGATTTTGCAAAGTTTTTGCAAGCTAAACCAGAGTTAGAAGATAAGCCATTAGATTTCCGCGATGCGGCGGGATTGGGGCAAGAAATGTGGCAATCAATTGATGTAGATGCTTATATTCAGCAGGAGCGATCATCATGGGAATAG
- a CDS encoding type II toxin-antitoxin system VapC family toxin: MVFLDTAPFIYFFEQHPIFFPYMEKLFYDVSIYQVKVITSMITFIEIVTHPARIGNQELVEQYRTYFTRSSQITLLPIDLSIANEAIALRTQYTLKTPDAIQLGTAIAYSATYIITNDRQWKQLAHQNVLLVDEM; this comes from the coding sequence ATTGTATTTTTAGATACGGCTCCTTTTATTTACTTTTTCGAGCAACATCCCATCTTTTTTCCTTATATGGAAAAGTTATTTTATGATGTCTCCATTTATCAGGTTAAGGTTATCACTTCGATGATCACTTTTATCGAAATTGTTACCCATCCAGCAAGGATAGGTAATCAGGAGTTGGTAGAACAATACCGGACATATTTCACCCGTTCGAGCCAAATTACTCTGTTACCAATCGATTTATCTATTGCTAATGAGGCGATCGCTCTTCGTACCCAATACACTCTCAAAACACCCGATGCGATTCAACTGGGAACAGCGATCGCATATTCAGCAACCTACATTATCACTAATGATAGGCAATGGAAACAGTTAGCTCATCAAAATGTATTGCTAGTAGATGAAATGTAG
- a CDS encoding DUF4351 domain-containing protein translates to MTNNIDHDRLFKELISTFFVEFIELFFPQLIDYLDRESITFLDKEVFTDVTEGERYESDLVAQVKFRGKESFFLIHVEAQESSRKWFNRRMFTYFARFHEKFVLPIYPIVIFSYSKPKREAISQYVVDFPDFKVLEFNYQVVQLNRLNWRDFLNQPNPVASALMAKMNIAEKERAKVKAECLRLLITLRLDAARMQLISGFIDTYLNLNPVEERQFQEEISTFSQPVQEGVMQITTSWMRQGIELGIERGIEQGIERGIEQGIEQGIERGIEREKTLILRQLKRKLGEINSSLETKIMELSIDDVEALAEALFDFSTVEDLINWLNTL, encoded by the coding sequence ATGACTAATAATATTGACCATGACCGCTTATTTAAGGAGTTAATCTCCACCTTTTTTGTCGAATTTATTGAGTTATTTTTTCCTCAATTGATCGATTATTTAGATAGGGAATCGATTACTTTTTTAGACAAAGAAGTATTTACCGATGTCACGGAAGGAGAAAGGTATGAAAGCGATTTAGTAGCACAGGTTAAGTTTCGAGGAAAAGAATCTTTTTTTCTGATTCATGTAGAGGCGCAGGAAAGTTCTCGAAAGTGGTTTAACCGGCGAATGTTTACTTATTTTGCTCGCTTTCATGAGAAATTTGTCCTCCCGATTTATCCGATTGTAATTTTTTCTTATTCAAAGCCAAAAAGAGAAGCGATTAGTCAGTATGTGGTTGATTTTCCCGATTTTAAGGTATTAGAATTTAACTATCAAGTAGTGCAGTTAAATCGATTAAATTGGCGAGATTTTCTCAATCAACCGAATCCAGTTGCTTCAGCTTTGATGGCGAAGATGAACATTGCCGAGAAAGAGCGAGCCAAGGTAAAAGCGGAATGTCTGCGCTTGTTAATCACTTTAAGGTTAGATGCGGCGAGAATGCAATTAATTTCTGGATTTATTGATACTTATCTCAATCTAAATCCGGTGGAAGAGAGACAATTTCAAGAAGAGATTAGCACATTTAGTCAACCCGTACAGGAGGGAGTTATGCAAATTACCACCAGTTGGATGCGTCAAGGTATTGAACTAGGTATTGAACGCGGTATCGAACAAGGTATTGAACGCGGTATCGAACAAGGTATCGAACAAGGTATCGAACGCGGTATCGAACGGGAAAAGACATTGATTCTTCGTCAACTTAAACGCAAGTTAGGGGAGATTAATTCTTCATTAGAAACTAAAATTATGGAGTTAAGTATTGATGATGTCGAAGCATTAGCAGAAGCTTTATTCGATTTCTCTACGGTTGAAGATTTAATCAATTGGTTAAATACTTTATAA
- a CDS encoding DUF4351 domain-containing protein, which translates to MTNNIDHDRLFKELISTFFVEFIELFFPQLMDYLDRDSITFLDKEVFTDVTEGERYESDLVAQVKFRGKESFFLIHVEAQESSRKWFNRRMFTYFARFHEKFVLPIYPIVIFSYSQPKKEAISQYVVDFTDFKVLEFNYQVVQLNRLNWRDFLNQQNPVASALMAKMNIAEKERAKVKAECLRLLITLRLNPAKMQLISGFIDTYLNLNPVEEIQFQEEISTFSEPVQEGVMQITTSWMRQGIELGIEQGIERGIEQGIEQGIERGIEQGIERGIEQGIEQGIEREKTLILRQLKRKLGEINSSLETKIMELSIDDVEVLGEALFDFSTVEDLINWLNTLTA; encoded by the coding sequence ATGACTAATAATATTGACCATGACCGCTTATTTAAGGAGTTAATCTCCACCTTTTTTGTCGAATTTATCGAGTTATTTTTTCCTCAATTGATGGATTATTTAGATAGGGACTCGATTACTTTTTTAGACAAAGAAGTATTTACTGATGTCACGGAAGGAGAAAGGTATGAAAGCGATTTAGTAGCACAAGTTAAGTTTCGCGGAAAAGAATCTTTCTTTCTGATTCATGTCGAGGCGCAGGAAAGTTCTCGAAAATGGTTTAATCGGCGAATGTTTACTTATTTTGCTCGCTTTCATGAGAAATTTGTCTTACCGATTTATCCGATTGTAATTTTTTCTTACTCCCAGCCCAAAAAAGAAGCAATTAGTCAGTATGTAGTCGATTTTACCGATTTTAAGGTGTTAGAATTTAACTATCAGGTAGTGCAGTTAAATCGATTAAATTGGCGAGATTTTCTCAATCAGCAGAATCCGGTTGCTTCGGCTTTGATGGCTAAGATGAACATTGCCGAGAAAGAGCGAGCTAAGGTAAAAGCGGAATGTCTGCGCTTGTTAATTACTTTAAGGTTAAATCCAGCGAAAATGCAATTAATTTCTGGATTTATTGATACTTATCTCAATCTAAATCCGGTGGAAGAGATACAATTTCAAGAAGAGATTAGCACATTTAGTGAACCTGTACAGGAGGGAGTTATGCAAATTACCACCAGTTGGATGCGTCAAGGTATTGAACTAGGTATTGAACAAGGTATCGAACGGGGTATCGAACAAGGTATTGAACAAGGTATCGAACGGGGTATCGAACAAGGTATTGAACGGGGTATCGAACAAGGTATCGAACAAGGTATTGAACGGGAAAAGACATTGATTCTTCGTCAACTTAAACGCAAGTTAGGGGAGATTAATTCTTCATTAGAAACTAAAATTATGGAGTTAAGTATTGATGATGTCGAAGTATTAGGAGAAGCTTTATTCGACTTCTCTACGGTTGAAGATTTAATCAATTGGTTAAATACTTTAACTGCTTAG